In a genomic window of Halostella litorea:
- a CDS encoding DUF7342 family protein yields MTADEANPEWGGLDQETTGEDRVRMVARQLSEPQTANWIATEADWSHEPTKRVLERLVADGILRRDESATHTTYYPDYRRQAMQEAMRLRDSGHSVEELTDRLAEMKAQIRDWEDEFDVESPNQLRGTLADQRLDGDEEDHRRAIAREWEHLQRRVRIVGFAIREWDFLAPTTEFAEASN; encoded by the coding sequence ATGACTGCAGACGAAGCAAATCCCGAGTGGGGAGGTTTGGATCAGGAAACTACCGGGGAAGACCGGGTGCGGATGGTCGCCCGACAGCTCTCGGAGCCACAAACGGCAAATTGGATCGCCACGGAAGCCGATTGGTCACACGAGCCGACCAAGCGTGTCCTCGAGCGGCTTGTAGCCGACGGTATCCTTCGTCGTGATGAGAGTGCCACTCACACCACCTACTACCCTGATTACCGCCGGCAGGCGATGCAGGAGGCAATGCGTCTTCGGGATAGCGGGCACTCCGTCGAGGAACTCACGGACCGTCTCGCCGAAATGAAGGCACAGATCCGCGACTGGGAGGACGAATTCGACGTCGAATCGCCGAATCAGCTTCGCGGGACGCTCGCCGATCAGCGCCTCGATGGCGACGAAGAAGATCACCGCCGGGCGATCGCACGCGAGTGGGAGCATTTGCAGCGGCGCGTCCGAATCGTCGGATTCGCCATTCGCGAATGGGACTTCCTGGCCCCAACCACGGAGTTCGCCGAGGCCAGTAACTGA